From a single Calothrix sp. NIES-2098 genomic region:
- a CDS encoding filamentous hemagglutinin family outer membrane protein produces the protein MKVTFAWFCLIAGILTCAIYNNSVRAQVIPDGTLNTTVSQTDSNFTITDGNRVGNNLFHSFSQFSIPNKGSAFFNNASEIQNIFSRVTGGSVSNIDGLIKANGSANLFLLNPSGIIFGENASLNIGGSFLGTTANSIKFSDGAEFSAVNANSTPLLTMSVPIGLQMGQNSGTITVRGLGNLLTDSTGFGTANASKSPPGLQAGTNQTLALIGAGVNFSGGVASTKGSGHLEVGSVSNGQVGLKPTPTGWIGDYSNVQQFNDIHLAQQSLLNATGSNGSILLQGQNISLTEGSAALLQNLGTQSSGGITANATGSLTLTGNTANGQLGSLIQSNNFGTGQVGDIAISATNLFLQDGGRIVTRTRTQTAGGNIITNVGGRTEIGGFNRANPAIYTAIATFSLNSGDAGNITVSTGGLKLLDDGNVISVAVSSGQSGAIQVNAADLVEITDPGSSLATFTQGSGNANSAVINTARLTIQKGGSLGSTTVASGSAGSVVVNASESIDIVDRFTEGRVTELPARIFSNAEMTDPVTQAIFQLPPMPTGNSGSLTINTPLLRLNDGGAVSVKNDGTGKAGDLQINANSIVLDQQGNITASTASGNGGNVRLNLQDYLLMRHDSVISATSAGTGNGGNLSITSPIIVGLENSDIIANAVQGRGGNINITTQGIIGLEYRNTLTPRADLTNDITASSAFNVNGAVEINNIGIDPNSGLVELPVNVTDQSQQIATGCSANNGSSFVSTGRGGVPQNPTREVGSDRTWSDTRDISAYRQTSNVNAQTPTTPQVLVSATSWHRNAQGKIELVAAQYPAHIQPPLTCAAVPRVDLPKNSNI, from the coding sequence ATGAAAGTAACTTTTGCTTGGTTTTGTTTAATTGCTGGAATATTAACATGTGCTATTTACAACAACTCTGTTCGCGCTCAAGTCATTCCTGACGGGACTCTCAACACTACTGTTTCCCAAACTGATAGTAACTTCACTATCACTGACGGGAATCGTGTCGGGAACAATCTATTCCACAGCTTCAGCCAATTTTCCATTCCCAACAAAGGCTCTGCATTCTTCAACAACGCTTCAGAGATACAGAATATTTTTAGTCGAGTGACTGGTGGTAGTGTTTCCAACATTGATGGTTTAATCAAAGCCAATGGTAGCGCCAATTTATTTTTGTTAAATCCTAGTGGGATTATTTTTGGAGAAAATGCCAGTTTAAATATAGGTGGTTCATTTCTAGGTACGACAGCAAATAGTATTAAATTTAGCGATGGTGCAGAGTTTAGTGCAGTAAATGCTAATAGTACTCCTTTACTAACTATGAGTGTACCTATCGGCTTGCAGATGGGTCAAAATTCAGGAACCATTACCGTGCGCGGACTGGGAAACCTATTGACAGACAGTACTGGCTTTGGTACAGCTAATGCCAGCAAAAGCCCACCCGGATTACAAGCTGGAACAAATCAAACATTGGCGTTGATTGGCGCTGGAGTGAACTTTTCCGGTGGGGTTGCTTCCACCAAGGGTAGTGGGCATTTAGAAGTGGGCAGTGTCAGCAATGGACAAGTTGGACTTAAACCTACTCCAACAGGCTGGATTGGTGATTATTCCAACGTGCAACAATTTAATGATATTCATCTGGCGCAACAATCACTGCTGAATGCCACTGGCAGCAATGGCTCAATCCTATTACAAGGACAAAACATTAGTTTGACTGAGGGTTCTGCTGCTTTGCTCCAAAACCTAGGAACACAATCCTCTGGAGGAATTACAGCTAATGCCACAGGTTCCTTAACTCTGACAGGAAATACAGCCAACGGTCAATTGGGAAGTTTGATCCAAAGTAACAATTTTGGTACAGGTCAGGTAGGAGATATAGCAATCTCGGCCACCAACCTCTTCCTCCAAGATGGCGGAAGAATTGTGACTAGAACTCGGACTCAAACAGCAGGTGGAAACATTATCACCAATGTGGGCGGTAGAACCGAGATCGGTGGCTTTAACCGTGCCAATCCAGCCATTTATACTGCGATCGCCACATTTTCATTAAATAGCGGTGATGCAGGGAACATCACAGTATCCACTGGGGGTCTCAAGCTTCTCGATGATGGTAATGTTATTTCTGTAGCTGTCAGTTCTGGACAGAGTGGAGCAATCCAAGTGAATGCCGCCGATCTAGTGGAAATTACAGATCCTGGCAGTAGTCTTGCTACCTTCACTCAGGGATCTGGTAATGCAAATAGCGCAGTTATCAATACTGCTCGATTAACAATCCAAAAGGGGGGGTCTTTAGGTTCTACGACTGTAGCAAGTGGTTCGGCTGGTAGCGTGGTAGTCAACGCTTCTGAATCCATCGATATTGTAGATCGCTTTACCGAAGGTCGTGTCACTGAATTACCCGCACGCATTTTTTCCAACGCCGAGATGACCGATCCTGTTACTCAAGCTATCTTTCAACTCCCTCCGATGCCTACTGGCAATTCAGGTTCTTTAACAATCAATACACCATTGTTACGCCTGAACGATGGAGGAGCCGTGAGCGTCAAAAATGATGGAACTGGTAAAGCTGGAGATTTACAGATAAATGCTAACTCAATTGTTCTAGACCAACAAGGCAACATCACTGCATCCACCGCCTCTGGTAACGGGGGAAATGTCAGATTAAACTTACAAGATTATCTGTTGATGCGTCACGATAGCGTTATTTCTGCTACATCTGCGGGCACAGGTAATGGTGGTAACTTGTCAATTACCTCGCCTATAATTGTAGGTTTAGAAAACAGCGACATTATCGCCAATGCGGTTCAAGGTCGTGGTGGTAATATTAACATCACTACTCAAGGTATTATCGGTCTAGAATACCGCAATACTCTAACTCCTAGAGCAGATTTGACCAATGATATTACAGCTAGTTCCGCATTTAATGTCAATGGTGCAGTGGAAATTAATAATATTGGTATCGATCCTAATTCTGGTTTAGTTGAATTACCAGTAAATGTCACCGATCAATCCCAACAAATAGCGACAGGTTGTTCTGCCAATAATGGTAGTAGTTTTGTGTCGACAGGACGAGGTGGTGTGCCACAAAATCCGACAAGAGAAGTAGGGAGCGATCGCACTTGGTCTGATACCCGCGACATATCTGCATACCGCCAAACTAGCAATGTGAATGCCCAAACACCTACAACACCACAGGTTCTTGTCTCTGCTACTTCTTGGCATCGCAACGCCCAAGGCAAAATTGAGCTAGTTGCGGCACAATATCCAGCACATATCCAGCCACCATTAACTTGTGCTGCGGTTCCAAGAGTTGATTTGCCTAAAAATTCAAATATTTAA
- a CDS encoding TPR repeat protein encodes MNFQIKNRRWLYISLSILSLCLAVTITPARASVQLPTTSTLNVSASTQPTNWLEQGRNLYRSGRFAEAVTIWQTAVQNYHSQGDRTNEALSLSYLSLAQQELNQWEAASQSIEQSVKLLQTMAPPADAILWAQVLNTRGNLQLHTGKAEIALESWQQAQKYYEQAGDQLGSLGSQINSAQALQSLGFYRRSKQQLEALTQKLGAMPDSEVKVSGLRSLGLALQTIGDSGRSQQVLEQCLAIARKLETTPHLSSILLNLGKTAVDLQDPQAALDYFEQAEQVATNPGDRLQASLGHFKLLLDYDKLELATPLAPQLLQQLTELPPSHTSLYAAINFVASVNRLSNPDQILPLKDLAQLMASTVKSAQQIQDAQAEAYALHQWGKLYRRTQQLSQAQELTQKSLNIARQLQADDIIAQSAWQVGQLYKQQSDRPQAISAYTEAVKALKSLRGDLVAVNPDVQFSFRESVEPVYRELVSLLLDGQPSQDALMEARDLIEALQVAELDNFFREACLDRAQQIDQVDPNATVVYPIILSDRLAVILSKTGQPLRYYVTQKSQADIEQTLDKLLVSLNPVSDSKERDRLSEEVYSWLIRPAEIDRAFQDSKTLVFVLDGRLRNIPIAALYDGKQYLIEKYAVALSPGMQLMTARSLQKNRIDAIVGGISESRNGFSALPAVESEVKQISKAVPSSMLLNQQFTNQALANSVKFSSADVVHLATHGQFSSRLEDTFLLTWDGQVNVKELSELLKNRTGDSSKAIELLVLSACDTAAGDDRAVLGLAGLAVKSGARSTIATLWPVKDKAAEMLMTRFYEQLRKPKMTKAEALRQAQINLIRQTDFHDPFFWSAFVLVGNWL; translated from the coding sequence ATGAATTTTCAAATCAAAAACCGTCGTTGGCTATATATCAGTCTGAGTATTTTAAGTTTGTGTTTGGCAGTGACGATTACACCTGCTAGAGCATCTGTACAATTACCGACAACTTCTACTCTGAATGTATCAGCATCCACTCAGCCTACCAATTGGTTAGAACAGGGGCGAAACCTCTACCGTTCGGGACGCTTTGCCGAAGCAGTGACAATTTGGCAAACGGCAGTACAAAACTACCATAGCCAAGGCGATCGCACCAACGAAGCCCTCAGTTTGAGTTACCTTTCATTAGCGCAACAAGAACTTAATCAATGGGAAGCAGCTAGCCAATCTATTGAACAAAGTGTCAAACTATTGCAAACAATGGCACCGCCTGCCGACGCAATTCTCTGGGCACAAGTGCTGAATACACGAGGGAATTTACAACTGCATACTGGTAAAGCCGAAATTGCCCTGGAAAGTTGGCAACAAGCGCAAAAATATTACGAACAAGCAGGCGACCAATTGGGCAGCTTGGGTAGTCAAATCAACTCTGCACAAGCTTTACAAAGTTTGGGATTTTACCGTCGTTCTAAACAGCAATTAGAGGCGCTAACTCAAAAGTTAGGAGCAATGCCAGATTCGGAAGTTAAAGTTAGTGGGTTGCGATCGCTCGGTTTAGCTTTGCAAACGATCGGCGATTCTGGTAGAAGTCAACAAGTGTTAGAGCAATGTTTAGCGATCGCGCGCAAACTCGAAACCACACCTCATTTAAGTTCCATCCTGTTGAACCTAGGAAAAACCGCTGTTGACTTGCAAGATCCACAGGCGGCATTAGATTATTTTGAACAGGCAGAACAGGTAGCGACAAATCCCGGCGATCGTTTACAAGCAAGTTTAGGGCATTTCAAACTTTTGCTCGATTATGACAAACTTGAGTTGGCTACTCCACTCGCACCGCAACTACTACAACAACTGACAGAACTACCCCCTAGCCACACTTCCCTCTATGCAGCTATTAATTTTGTTGCGAGTGTAAATCGGCTGTCTAATCCCGATCAAATCTTACCGCTGAAAGATTTGGCACAACTGATGGCAAGCACAGTCAAGTCTGCACAGCAAATCCAAGACGCTCAAGCAGAAGCTTATGCACTGCATCAGTGGGGAAAACTCTATCGTCGTACACAGCAGTTATCGCAAGCACAGGAATTAACTCAAAAATCCCTGAACATTGCGCGTCAACTCCAAGCTGACGATATTATTGCTCAATCTGCTTGGCAGGTGGGACAGTTGTACAAGCAACAAAGCGATCGCCCCCAAGCAATTAGTGCCTATACTGAAGCAGTCAAAGCTTTAAAGTCTCTGCGAGGGGATTTGGTTGCTGTCAACCCTGATGTGCAGTTCTCCTTCCGTGAAAGTGTGGAGCCTGTTTACCGCGAACTTGTCAGTTTACTTTTAGATGGACAACCCAGCCAGGATGCACTGATGGAAGCTCGCGATTTAATTGAAGCACTGCAAGTTGCAGAACTCGATAACTTTTTTAGAGAAGCTTGTTTAGATCGGGCGCAGCAGATTGACCAAGTTGACCCGAATGCAACTGTTGTCTATCCGATTATCTTGAGCGATCGCCTGGCAGTCATCCTCTCCAAAACCGGACAACCGTTGCGTTACTATGTGACACAAAAATCGCAAGCCGACATCGAACAAACTCTAGATAAATTATTAGTGAGCTTGAATCCTGTCTCAGATTCCAAAGAGCGCGATCGCTTATCCGAAGAAGTTTATAGTTGGCTAATTCGCCCGGCGGAGATCGATCGAGCCTTCCAAGACAGCAAAACACTAGTATTCGTGTTAGATGGTCGCTTACGTAATATTCCCATAGCAGCTTTATATGACGGTAAGCAATATCTGATTGAGAAGTATGCAGTAGCCCTTTCGCCAGGAATGCAATTGATGACTGCGCGATCGCTTCAGAAAAACCGCATTGATGCGATCGTTGGCGGTATCAGCGAATCTCGTAATGGCTTTAGTGCTTTGCCGGCTGTGGAATCAGAAGTTAAGCAAATCTCCAAGGCAGTGCCATCTTCGATGTTGCTCAACCAGCAATTCACCAATCAAGCTCTTGCCAATAGCGTGAAATTTAGCAGTGCTGATGTTGTTCACCTAGCAACTCACGGACAGTTTAGTTCCCGCCTCGAAGATACCTTCTTACTTACATGGGATGGACAAGTTAATGTCAAAGAATTGTCCGAACTCCTAAAAAATCGTACTGGCGATTCATCAAAAGCGATCGAGTTGCTAGTACTTAGCGCTTGCGATACCGCAGCTGGCGACGATCGCGCTGTTCTGGGACTAGCTGGCTTGGCTGTCAAATCTGGCGCTCGCTCAACTATTGCTACTCTTTGGCCTGTTAAAGATAAAGCAGCCGAGATGCTGATGACGCGCTTCTACGAGCAATTACGAAAGCCCAAAATGACCAAAGCCGAAGCACTGCGCCAAGCTCAAATCAACCTGATTCGTCAAACTGATTTCCACGATCCTTTCTTTTGGTCTGCCTTTGTTTTGGTTGGCAATTGGCTTTGA
- a CDS encoding two-component hybrid sensor and regulator has product MWRRFKTFIQRTRSILIITPSVALTVIAGQSLGFFNLVEWKIRDEWVRQRSLETIADEIVIVTIDEQDIQSVRKWPVPDWALAKLLDKIRAQQPRAIGLDLYRDLPEGSGHEELAKIFRSTPNLIGVEKITGERVNPPPELKKLDRVGLADLVLDGDRFVRRALLTAVDAKEQGTLKAGLATLVALKYLEAEKITLESIDPKQQKFQLGKAIYVPLSDREAGYADADLGGYQILLNWHGSEAAFRTVTMRDVLAGRIPANFMRDRMVFIGSTATSTNDFFSTPFSSSLISAQKPTPGVVIHANIALQLVRGAKTGQTSLYGVSQVSLSFWVILWSFIGSAGSWYLASARTGRRIPGGKILWATLGISGGFIGGGYGMFLHGVLIPVTPALAAFVSSVIATTNAYKQRKLEEANQQLEIANAQLLDYSKTLEFKVEERTRELLEAKQAADAANQAKSEFLANMSHELRTPLNGILGFAQVLETSPNLTKKDLEGVSIIYDCGKHLLMLINDILDLSKIEARKLELVATNVHLPTFLHSVTEICSIRAEQKGIAFNVSMGDRLPAVIQVDEKRLRQVLINLLGNAIKFTDNGSVTFTVDVIDRDLPQITHQKLRFQIEDTGIGMSPDQLEKIFLAFEQVGEAGRKSEGTGLGLAISQRIAALMESQIQVQSHLGEGSLFWLDLTVAIPTTHDWQTETIALSDRKIIGIQGSKPLILIVDDDDKHCSMLTTLLQGSGCRTLETTDSKHGLQLANEHHPDVILLDLAMPNMDGFELMIHLQENPQTRNIPIIVSSANVFEENRQRSLQAGATAFVPKPLQIDELFNALRSLLKVEWIYAQSTSEKSFSQPEQKADAELVLPSQDVLQQLYHLAMMGDIPAIEGIIGELIQQDSQLTPFATELSKLTANFQTAKIRKFLKSFVTTELPQ; this is encoded by the coding sequence ATGTGGCGCAGATTTAAGACTTTTATCCAACGCACTCGTAGCATTTTAATTATTACTCCCAGTGTTGCTTTGACTGTCATTGCCGGGCAATCATTGGGATTTTTCAATTTAGTTGAATGGAAAATTCGTGATGAATGGGTTCGTCAGCGATCGCTCGAAACCATCGCTGATGAAATTGTAATTGTCACAATTGACGAACAAGATATTCAATCGGTGCGTAAATGGCCAGTTCCAGATTGGGCATTAGCAAAATTACTAGATAAAATTCGAGCGCAGCAGCCCAGAGCTATCGGCTTGGATCTGTACCGAGATTTACCAGAAGGAAGCGGCCATGAGGAACTTGCTAAAATCTTTCGCAGCACTCCCAATTTAATTGGTGTTGAGAAAATCACTGGGGAACGCGTGAATCCGCCACCAGAATTGAAGAAACTCGATCGAGTCGGATTAGCAGATTTGGTGTTGGATGGCGATCGCTTTGTGCGTCGTGCCCTTTTGACAGCGGTTGATGCCAAAGAACAAGGCACGCTAAAAGCAGGATTAGCAACCCTTGTGGCGCTCAAGTACCTCGAAGCGGAAAAGATTACTCTAGAAAGCATTGACCCCAAACAGCAAAAGTTTCAATTGGGCAAAGCAATTTACGTCCCACTAAGCGATCGAGAAGCAGGCTATGCCGATGCTGATTTAGGTGGCTATCAAATTCTACTAAATTGGCATGGTTCAGAAGCGGCATTTCGCACAGTTACAATGCGTGATGTTTTAGCTGGGAGAATTCCAGCCAACTTCATGCGCGATCGCATGGTGTTTATTGGTTCTACAGCTACTAGTACCAATGACTTCTTTAGCACGCCTTTCAGTTCTTCCTTAATTTCTGCCCAAAAGCCTACACCCGGCGTTGTTATCCATGCCAATATTGCTCTGCAATTGGTGCGAGGGGCGAAAACAGGACAAACAAGCCTATATGGCGTTTCTCAAGTTTCTTTGTCATTCTGGGTTATTTTATGGTCTTTTATCGGTTCTGCTGGTAGTTGGTACTTAGCTAGTGCGCGAACCGGGCGACGAATTCCCGGTGGTAAAATTCTTTGGGCAACTCTAGGCATTAGTGGGGGATTCATTGGCGGTGGCTACGGGATGTTTTTACATGGTGTTCTCATTCCAGTCACACCCGCTTTAGCTGCATTCGTTAGCAGCGTAATTGCCACAACAAATGCTTATAAACAGAGGAAGTTAGAAGAAGCGAATCAACAATTAGAAATTGCCAACGCGCAACTATTAGATTATTCCAAAACTCTGGAGTTCAAAGTTGAAGAAAGAACTCGCGAACTGTTAGAAGCAAAGCAAGCGGCTGATGCTGCGAACCAAGCAAAGAGCGAGTTTCTGGCAAATATGAGCCATGAGTTACGCACGCCACTTAATGGCATCCTGGGTTTTGCGCAGGTACTAGAAACATCGCCAAACTTGACAAAGAAAGACCTAGAAGGAGTCAGCATTATTTACGATTGTGGGAAACACCTGCTGATGCTGATCAATGACATTCTCGATCTTTCAAAAATTGAAGCTCGTAAATTAGAACTGGTGGCAACTAATGTACATCTGCCCACGTTTTTACATAGTGTCACCGAGATTTGTAGTATTCGAGCTGAGCAGAAAGGAATTGCATTTAATGTGTCGATGGGCGATCGCTTACCAGCTGTCATTCAAGTAGATGAAAAGCGGCTACGGCAAGTTTTGATTAATTTACTAGGTAACGCGATCAAATTCACAGATAACGGTAGCGTCACCTTCACAGTAGATGTCATCGATCGAGATTTACCACAAATAACACATCAGAAGCTTCGCTTTCAAATTGAAGATACAGGTATTGGCATGTCACCAGACCAACTAGAAAAAATCTTTTTGGCCTTTGAGCAAGTAGGTGAAGCCGGACGAAAATCTGAAGGTACTGGCTTGGGATTAGCAATCAGTCAAAGAATTGCCGCATTGATGGAAAGCCAAATTCAAGTACAAAGCCATCTAGGTGAAGGTAGTCTGTTTTGGCTGGATTTGACAGTAGCAATACCAACAACCCACGATTGGCAAACAGAGACAATCGCCTTAAGCGATCGGAAAATCATCGGCATTCAAGGTAGTAAGCCTCTAATTCTGATTGTTGATGATGATGACAAGCACTGTTCGATGTTGACTACTTTACTCCAAGGAAGTGGCTGTCGAACCTTGGAAACAACCGACAGCAAACATGGATTACAGCTGGCCAATGAACATCACCCGGATGTAATTTTGCTCGATCTAGCTATGCCTAATATGGATGGGTTTGAGCTAATGATTCATTTACAAGAAAATCCCCAAACCCGTAATATTCCAATTATTGTCTCTAGTGCTAATGTATTTGAGGAAAATCGCCAGCGGAGTTTACAAGCAGGCGCAACAGCATTTGTACCCAAACCCCTGCAAATTGATGAACTCTTCAATGCATTGAGATCGCTGCTCAAAGTTGAGTGGATTTATGCTCAATCTACATCAGAGAAGTCATTTTCCCAACCTGAGCAGAAAGCAGATGCTGAATTGGTTTTACCATCACAGGATGTTTTACAGCAACTCTATCATCTAGCAATGATGGGAGATATTCCGGCGATTGAGGGAATTATAGGAGAGCTAATTCAGCAAGACAGCCAGCTAACTCCCTTTGCAACTGAGTTGAGTAAACTTACTGCCAACTTCCAAACTGCAAAAATCCGTAAATTCCTTAAATCTTTTGTCACAACGGAGTTACCTCAATGA
- a CDS encoding two-component hybrid sensor and regulator, with protein sequence MMTNSLLKPMHILLVDDNPNNLKVLSEAIQGCGWKALMATDGESAIEQTEYAHPDLILLDVMMPGLDGFETCRRLKANPVTQNTPVIFMTALSDATDKVKGLEIGAVDYITKPFQQEEVIARLKLHLKISHLTKTLEQRVQERTAELSQSLQQLKQTQLQLIQSEKMSTLGQLVAGIGHEINNPVGFIGGNRSHIEQYVNDLLRLVHMYQQKLPHPDADIAELVEEIDLDYLTEDLPKLLASMAQGIERLKEISLSLRTFARSDMSSKVEYQIHEGINSTLMLLKHRLKGNGDRPKIQVVTKYGELPPIACYPGQLNQVFMNIIANAIDAFDDCDRNQCYQEIAADPNTITIVTSVEPSQDTVTICIEDNGPGMIPEVQARIFEPSFTTKPVGKGTGLGLAISYQIIVDKHNGQINCLSIPGKGTTFMMSLPI encoded by the coding sequence ATGATGACCAATTCTCTTTTGAAGCCAATGCACATCCTTTTGGTAGATGACAACCCCAACAATCTCAAAGTGCTATCAGAAGCGATTCAAGGGTGTGGCTGGAAAGCACTCATGGCTACAGATGGGGAGTCCGCAATCGAACAAACCGAATACGCTCATCCCGATCTGATTCTCCTAGATGTGATGATGCCTGGTCTGGATGGATTTGAAACTTGTCGCCGACTGAAGGCTAATCCAGTAACACAAAATACTCCAGTCATTTTTATGACTGCTTTATCTGATGCTACAGATAAGGTAAAGGGACTGGAAATTGGTGCCGTTGATTACATTACCAAACCTTTTCAACAAGAAGAAGTAATTGCTCGATTAAAGTTACATCTGAAAATTTCCCATCTCACAAAGACATTAGAACAACGAGTGCAAGAACGCACAGCCGAATTAAGTCAATCTCTACAACAGTTAAAACAAACCCAACTACAACTCATCCAAAGTGAAAAAATGTCCACCTTAGGACAACTGGTTGCAGGTATTGGACATGAGATTAATAATCCGGTTGGTTTTATTGGCGGTAATCGCTCTCATATTGAGCAATATGTCAACGATTTGTTGCGCCTAGTACACATGTATCAACAAAAGCTACCACATCCAGATGCGGACATCGCAGAGCTAGTTGAAGAAATCGATTTAGACTATCTGACTGAAGATTTACCCAAATTGTTGGCATCAATGGCTCAAGGAATTGAGCGCCTCAAAGAAATCAGCTTATCGCTGAGAACCTTTGCTCGCTCTGATATGTCATCGAAGGTGGAGTATCAAATTCACGAAGGAATAAATAGCACCTTAATGCTGTTGAAACATCGGCTCAAAGGTAATGGCGATCGCCCTAAAATTCAAGTTGTCACAAAATATGGTGAATTACCCCCGATTGCTTGCTATCCCGGACAACTCAATCAAGTCTTTATGAATATCATCGCTAATGCTATTGATGCATTTGATGACTGCGATCGCAACCAGTGTTATCAAGAGATTGCTGCTGACCCCAATACCATCACGATCGTTACATCGGTTGAGCCTAGCCAAGATACTGTCACCATTTGCATCGAAGATAACGGCCCTGGAATGATTCCAGAGGTGCAAGCTCGAATTTTTGAGCCATCTTTCACCACTAAACCTGTAGGCAAGGGAACCGGGCTAGGATTAGCTATCAGCTACCAGATTATTGTTGATAAACACAACGGGCAAATCAATTGCTTATCAATACCTGGTAAGGGAACAACTTTTATGATGAGTCTGCCTATTTAG